Proteins co-encoded in one Cricetulus griseus strain 17A/GY chromosome 1 unlocalized genomic scaffold, alternate assembly CriGri-PICRH-1.0 chr1_1, whole genome shotgun sequence genomic window:
- the Ddit4 gene encoding DNA damage-inducible transcript 4 protein → MPSLWDRFSSSSSSSSSSSSGTPATDRPPRSAWGSAAREEGLDRCASLESSDCESLDSSNSGFGPEEDSSYLDGVSLPDFELLSDPEDEHLCANLMQLLQESLSQARLGSRRPARLLMPSQLVSQVGKELLRLAYSEPCGLRGALLDVCVEQGKSCHSVAQLALDPSLVPTFQLTLVLRLDSRLWPKIQGLLSSANSSLVPGYSQSLTLSTGFRVIKKKLYSSEQLLIEEC, encoded by the exons ATGCCTAGCCTTTGGGATCGTttctcgtcctcctcctcctcctcctcttcgtcCTCGTCCGGAACTCCAGCCACTGATCGGCCGCCGCGCTCCGCCTGGGGGTCTGCGGCCCGAGAAGAGGGCCTTGACCGCTGCGCGAGCCTGGAGAGCTCGGACTGTGAGTCCCTGGACAGCAGCAACAGTGGCTTCGGACCGGAGGAAG ACTCCTCATACCTGGATGGGGTGTCCCTGCCCGACTTTGAGCTGCTCAGTGACCCGGAGGATGAGCATCTGTGTGCCAACCTGATGCAGCTGCTGCAGGAGAGCCTGTCCCAGGCGCGATTGGGCTCGCGGCGCCCCGCGCGCCTGCTAATGCCAAGCCAGCTGGTGAGCCAGGTGGGCAAGGAACTCCTGCGCCTGGCTTACAGCGAGCCGTGCGGCCTGCGGGGGGCACTGCTGGACGTCTGTGTGGAGCAAGGCAAGAGCTGCCATAGCGTGGCTCAGCTGGCCCTCGACCCCAGCCTGGTGCCCACCTTTCAGCTGACCCTGGTGCTGCGCCTGGACTCTCGCCTCTGGCCCAAAATCCAGGGGCTGTTGAGTTCCGCTAACTCTTCCTTGGTCCCTGGCTACAGCCAGTCCCTGACGCTGAGCACCGGCTTCAGAGTCATCAAGAAGAAACTCTACAGCTCCGAACAGCTGCTCATTGAAGAGTGTTGA